The genomic DNA AAAGAGCTAAACGCGTCTTTGGAGCAAAAGGTTGCCGAACAGACAAAAAAACTTATAGATCTAAATAAAAATCTAGAGCAAAGAGTACTTCAAGAAGTCGTAAAAAACGAAGAAAAAACAAGATTGATGTTTCAGCAAAGCCGCCTTGCAAATATGGGTGAAATGCTAGCAAATATAGCTCATCAGTGGAGACAGCCACTAAACGAGCTTAGTATAGACCTTTTTAGGCTTAAACAAAGTTGCGAGCCAAATAGTGAATTTATGGAAATTTACGATCACTCAAAATCAGTAATAAAAGGTATGAGCAACACCATAGAAGACTTTAGAAATTTCTTTAATTCAAATACCCAAAAGGAGAATTTTCCAGTTTATGAGGCTTTAAACAATGCTATCATAATGCTCCAAAGGACGCTTGAAAAAGAGGATATCAAGCTTGATTTTAACTGCGATAAAGAAGCTAGCGTAAGTGGATATAAAAACGAGCTAACTCAAGTATTTGTAAATTTATTTACCAACACAAGAGATGCTTTTAGGGATGTTAATATAACAAATAAAGTCATTAAAATCTCTATTAAAAAGTTAAAAGATAATGTAAAAATTAAAATTTGTGATAATGCTGGCGGCATAAAAGAAGATGTAAAAGATAAGATATTTGAGCCGTATTTTACTACCAAACATCCAAGCGTAGGAACTGGACTTGGGCTTTATATGAATAAAAAAATTATCGAAAAATTAAATGGAGATATCAGTGTAAAAAATGTCAAGGGCGGAACTTGTTTTGAAATAAATATACCAACAAAAGAGGATAAAGGAAATCAAGATGAATAAAATGCTTAAAAATTTAACAGTACTCTTAGTCGAGGATGAAGAAAAGATCAGAAATAGCATGGGAAGTGCTATGGAGGCGGTATTTAATAAAGTCATATTGGCACAAAATGGAGATGAAGGGCTTAAAAAATTTAAGAAATTTAACCCAGATATCGTAATAACAGACATCTCTATGCCTATTATGGATGGGCTTGATATGGCTAGTGGCATAAGAAATATATCAAAAGATACTCCAATAATCGTTCTTAGTGCATTTAGCGAAAAAGAAAAATTGCTAAAAGCCATAGATGTCGGCATAGATAAATACATAATCAAACCAATAGATATGGAAGAGTTGTTTGAGGCTATATCATTTTTAGCCACAAGTAAGATAAGTGGTGCAAATATTATTGAAATCGGTACTGGATACGCATTTAACAAATCAAAAAGAGTTCTGATACAAAATGATGTAGAAATCCCACTAACCAAAAAAGAATTGGCGTTTATTTCTATACTTGTAAAAAGACTTGGAACGCTTGTGCTTCACGAAGAGATAAAAAATACAGTTTGGATCGGAGAAAAGGTAAGTGACGCTGCGATTAGAACATTTATAAAGCGTATTCGTGATAAAGTTGGTTCAAATTTAATTAAAAATGTGCCAGGTCTTGGTTATAAAATAGAAACAAATTTCTAATTTTTTTAATTTCCAAACACTGATTTTATGGCTATCTAAAAAGATTAATTTATACAAAATTAATCTTTTTAAGAAAATTTATATTTTATTTACCTTATAATTTCAAAGTTATGTTTTTTTCAGCTT from Campylobacter iguaniorum includes the following:
- a CDS encoding PAS domain-containing sensor histidine kinase, whose product is MINLSVKLKQYQDAIDKSNIVSKTDIEGYITFVNDEFCKISGYSREELIGKPHNIVRHPDVPSENFKILWKTILAKKVHKGIVKNRAKDGSSFYLNTTIIPILDENGDIEEFVAIRHNVTEVVLLNERLLKTQNELKELNASLEQKVAEQTKKLIDLNKNLEQRVLQEVVKNEEKTRLMFQQSRLANMGEMLANIAHQWRQPLNELSIDLFRLKQSCEPNSEFMEIYDHSKSVIKGMSNTIEDFRNFFNSNTQKENFPVYEALNNAIIMLQRTLEKEDIKLDFNCDKEASVSGYKNELTQVFVNLFTNTRDAFRDVNITNKVIKISIKKLKDNVKIKICDNAGGIKEDVKDKIFEPYFTTKHPSVGTGLGLYMNKKIIEKLNGDISVKNVKGGTCFEINIPTKEDKGNQDE
- a CDS encoding response regulator transcription factor; this translates as MNKMLKNLTVLLVEDEEKIRNSMGSAMEAVFNKVILAQNGDEGLKKFKKFNPDIVITDISMPIMDGLDMASGIRNISKDTPIIVLSAFSEKEKLLKAIDVGIDKYIIKPIDMEELFEAISFLATSKISGANIIEIGTGYAFNKSKRVLIQNDVEIPLTKKELAFISILVKRLGTLVLHEEIKNTVWIGEKVSDAAIRTFIKRIRDKVGSNLIKNVPGLGYKIETNF